Proteins found in one Sporosarcina jeotgali genomic segment:
- a CDS encoding GTP pyrophosphokinase has product MRMWNDFLAPYKQAVVELKVKLKGLRHQYKLEDLHAPVEFVTGRVKPLASIYDKTLEKNIPFEPSPELAAEVPDIAGLRIMCQFVDDIGSVVGMLRQRNDLKIVEERDYISNKKQSGYRSYHIIIEYPVETIHGEKTILAEIQIRTLAMNFWASIEHSLNYKYQGELPDVIRQRLEGAAEAAFRLDEEMSLIRDEIHEAQSYFSSFKETEKRDIQDTSWKGEPE; this is encoded by the coding sequence ATGAGAATGTGGAATGACTTTCTTGCTCCCTATAAGCAAGCAGTTGTGGAGCTTAAGGTGAAGTTGAAAGGCTTGCGGCACCAATACAAATTGGAAGATTTGCATGCGCCAGTCGAGTTTGTGACAGGCCGCGTTAAACCGCTTGCCAGCATTTATGACAAAACTCTTGAAAAAAACATTCCATTCGAGCCATCTCCAGAACTTGCTGCTGAAGTCCCTGACATTGCAGGACTTCGGATTATGTGTCAGTTTGTCGATGATATCGGCAGTGTAGTTGGCATGCTTAGACAGCGGAATGACTTAAAGATAGTCGAAGAGAGAGATTACATATCGAACAAAAAACAGAGCGGTTACCGTTCGTATCATATTATTATTGAATATCCTGTCGAGACGATTCATGGGGAAAAGACAATCCTTGCTGAAATTCAAATAAGGACTCTGGCGATGAATTTTTGGGCTTCAATTGAGCACTCTTTAAATTATAAGTACCAAGGGGAACTGCCGGATGTGATTCGACAAAGACTTGAAGGAGCTGCCGAAGCCGCTTTTCGATTAGATGAAGAAATGTCATTAATCCGAGATGAAATTCATGAAGCACAGTCGTACTTCAGTTCGTTTAAAGAAACGGAAAAAAGAGATATTCAAGATACCTCATGGAAGGGGGAACCAGAATGA
- a CDS encoding NAD kinase, protein MKFVIQSRGDELSNRLMAEAKEYLVEFGLEYDEVEPDIVLSIGGDGTLLHGFHKYVHRLHETAFVGIHTGHLGFYADWKPEEIEKLVIMIARKDYHVVQYPLLEVEISYTHSEEKSTYLALNESTIKSPEVTLVMDVELNGEHFERFRGDGLCMSTPSGSTAYSKSLNGAILHPSLSCMQLTEMASINNRVFRTVGSPLVLPSHHSCLLKPVKGPDFMVTVDHLQLLQKDVKSIEYKVSKERISFARFRPFPFWKRVSESFVASDEEK, encoded by the coding sequence ATGAAGTTTGTGATCCAATCACGCGGCGATGAGTTATCCAACCGTTTGATGGCGGAAGCAAAAGAATATTTAGTGGAGTTTGGTCTGGAATATGACGAGGTTGAACCGGATATCGTACTTTCAATCGGCGGAGATGGAACGTTATTGCATGGTTTTCATAAATACGTCCACCGGCTGCACGAAACTGCGTTTGTCGGAATTCATACAGGACACCTTGGATTTTATGCGGATTGGAAGCCGGAAGAAATCGAGAAATTGGTCATTATGATTGCACGGAAAGACTACCATGTCGTACAATATCCTCTTTTGGAAGTGGAAATTTCCTATACTCATTCTGAGGAAAAGTCTACCTATCTGGCATTGAACGAATCCACTATCAAGTCACCGGAAGTCACACTTGTAATGGACGTTGAGTTAAATGGAGAACATTTTGAGCGATTCCGCGGAGACGGGTTATGTATGTCTACACCATCAGGTTCCACTGCTTATAGCAAGTCCCTGAATGGTGCGATTTTGCATCCTTCATTGTCATGCATGCAACTGACTGAGATGGCGTCCATAAACAATCGTGTCTTCCGTACTGTTGGCTCACCTTTAGTTTTGCCATCGCATCATTCATGTTTACTAAAACCGGTAAAAGGACCGGATTTCATGGTAACCGTGGATCACTTGCAATTGCTTCAAAAAGATGTGAAATCCATCGAATATAAAGTGTCAAAGGAACGCATTTCGTTCGCTCGTTTTAGACCATTTCCGTTCTGGAAGCGTGTGTCCGAATCGTTTGTCGCAAGTGATGAGGAAAAATAA
- a CDS encoding RluA family pseudouridine synthase, with protein sequence MRKNNPSPLLLKFVSEEQILLRDFLKLKGISKRALTAVKFEGGRILVNGAERTVRWMLERHDQVTIEFPPEEIGDGLTPEQGVLSILTEDDSILVVEKPAGQGTIPSRNQPHGTLANTVFGKYLLDQHPATVHVVTRLDTDTSGVVCIAKNRHIHHLMSTQMQQTGFDRRYIAFVRDWILEDAFTIEMPIGRKDGSIIERMVRDDGQYARTDVRVTDRFELNSRRYTAVELQLHTGRTHQIRVHMAHVGHPLLGDDLYGGPCDLIQRQALHCASISFKHPSTNENVTYASELPKDLLSLIPTQTRFQEEYSVNFSG encoded by the coding sequence ATGAGGAAAAATAATCCGTCGCCGCTGTTATTGAAGTTCGTTTCAGAAGAACAAATCCTTTTAAGAGACTTTCTAAAGCTGAAAGGCATTTCCAAAAGAGCGCTGACGGCTGTTAAATTTGAAGGCGGGCGGATTTTAGTAAATGGAGCGGAGCGAACAGTGCGCTGGATGCTTGAGCGGCATGACCAAGTGACTATTGAATTTCCGCCTGAAGAGATAGGGGATGGCTTGACGCCTGAACAAGGAGTGCTTTCAATCCTAACCGAAGATGATTCGATTCTAGTCGTGGAGAAACCAGCAGGACAGGGAACGATTCCTTCCAGAAACCAGCCCCATGGAACATTGGCGAATACAGTTTTTGGAAAATACCTGTTGGACCAGCATCCGGCGACAGTCCACGTCGTAACACGGCTGGACACAGACACGTCAGGTGTTGTCTGTATCGCGAAAAATCGTCATATCCATCATCTTATGAGCACGCAAATGCAACAAACAGGTTTCGACCGACGTTATATAGCTTTCGTGCGGGACTGGATACTCGAAGATGCGTTTACGATTGAAATGCCGATTGGTCGAAAAGACGGCAGTATTATTGAGCGGATGGTTCGTGATGACGGCCAATATGCACGTACAGATGTCCGGGTTACAGATCGTTTTGAGTTGAATAGCAGGCGATATACAGCAGTTGAGCTCCAGCTGCACACGGGGAGGACCCATCAAATCCGCGTGCATATGGCGCACGTCGGACATCCGCTGCTTGGGGATGACTTGTATGGCGGTCCGTGTGACTTAATCCAGCGGCAGGCTCTTCATTGTGCATCCATTTCGTTTAAACATCCTTCTACAAACGAGAATGTCACGTATGCGAGTGAACTTCCGAAGGATTTGTTAAGCCTGATTCCAACACAAACGAGATTTCAAGAGGAGTATTCGGTAAACTTTTCTGGTTGA
- the prpE gene encoding bis(5'-nucleosyl)-tetraphosphatase PrpE produces the protein MFDIIGDIHGCYDELLELLNTLGYSLKSGIPIPPSGRQVAFVGDGMDRGPSSVQVMQLLFAMQDKNQLIYSPGNHCNKLYRYAKGNNVQQTHGLETTIAELDSLSKEKRSQTLKRYRQFYEELPLYHELDSGKLIIAHAGLSAQLIGAPPSSTVRTFVLYGDISGKTLSDGRPERRDWAKSYHGTPWIVYGHTPVREPRFKHHTINIDTGCVFGGKLTALRWPELEIVSVASKQPFQPEKFTEYSS, from the coding sequence ATGTTCGATATAATCGGTGACATACATGGTTGTTACGATGAACTGCTGGAGTTACTAAACACTCTTGGGTATTCCCTGAAGTCCGGAATTCCAATCCCCCCATCTGGCAGACAAGTGGCTTTCGTCGGAGATGGCATGGATCGAGGACCGTCTTCTGTGCAAGTGATGCAGCTTTTGTTTGCGATGCAGGATAAAAACCAGCTCATTTATTCCCCGGGAAATCATTGCAATAAATTATACCGCTACGCAAAAGGGAATAATGTGCAGCAAACACACGGGTTAGAAACAACTATTGCCGAACTTGACTCTTTATCCAAAGAGAAACGGTCCCAAACGCTAAAGCGTTATCGTCAGTTCTACGAAGAGCTGCCTCTTTATCACGAGCTGGACAGCGGAAAACTTATCATCGCACATGCCGGGCTCTCTGCGCAATTGATAGGAGCTCCTCCGTCCAGTACCGTACGCACATTTGTCCTTTATGGAGATATCTCTGGAAAAACATTATCAGACGGACGTCCTGAACGACGTGATTGGGCGAAGTCCTATCATGGAACTCCATGGATTGTTTACGGACACACACCGGTAAGAGAACCCCGATTTAAACATCATACGATTAATATTGATACAGGATGTGTATTTGGGGGTAAACTGACAGCACTCCGATGGCCAGAACTTGAAATTGTATCGGTTGCGTCCAAGCAGCCGTTTCAACCAGAAAAGTTTACCGAATACTCCTCTTGA
- the mgtE gene encoding magnesium transporter, whose protein sequence is METTEDRKEEVDFDEEKLKGDLERQDIKAFRDEYLLLHPYDRAIFYEEAGPELRKTMYYFLSPKEMAEIFETSEIDEDEYEEFLQEMEATYAAEMISYMFVDNAVDVLKELDKSQSVSYLTLMNKDAAAQIKELLHYEEHTAGSIMTTEYVTVPQNSTVRSAMNILRIQAPSAETIYYVFVVDEDNRLTGVVSLRDLITSEEDVLINTIMNERVVSVLVSDDQEDVARTTQDYNLLAVPVVDFQQHILGIVTVDDVLDVLEEEASDDYSKLAGVSNMDTFDKNSLSAAKKRVPWLIILLILGMITANLIDMFTDTISQVALLAAFIPLIAGTAGNSGTQALAVAVRGIATRDIEEESKFKLLIREAGTGLITGFICGVFVIGLIFFWKHELVIGMLVGAAIFVSIFAATISGSFIPLFMHKMKIDPAVASGPFITTLNDLISILIYLGLATTFINLL, encoded by the coding sequence ATGGAAACTACAGAAGACCGCAAAGAAGAAGTGGATTTTGACGAGGAGAAACTAAAGGGAGATTTAGAACGGCAAGATATTAAAGCGTTCCGTGATGAGTACTTGCTGCTCCATCCTTATGATCGCGCAATCTTCTATGAAGAAGCCGGACCGGAACTTCGGAAAACGATGTACTACTTCCTGTCACCTAAAGAAATGGCAGAGATTTTTGAAACAAGTGAAATAGATGAAGACGAATACGAAGAGTTCCTTCAGGAGATGGAGGCGACGTATGCTGCAGAGATGATTTCCTACATGTTTGTGGATAACGCGGTCGATGTCCTGAAAGAACTCGATAAGTCTCAAAGTGTCAGTTATTTGACGTTAATGAACAAAGACGCTGCTGCTCAAATCAAAGAGCTATTGCATTACGAAGAACATACAGCGGGTTCAATTATGACAACGGAGTACGTAACGGTACCCCAAAATTCCACAGTACGGTCGGCAATGAACATCTTGCGCATTCAAGCTCCAAGTGCTGAAACAATTTATTATGTGTTTGTGGTAGACGAGGATAACCGTTTAACGGGGGTTGTGTCGTTACGTGACCTGATTACCTCTGAGGAAGATGTCTTGATTAATACGATTATGAATGAACGTGTCGTCAGCGTTCTCGTTTCTGATGATCAAGAAGATGTTGCCCGCACAACACAGGACTATAACTTACTGGCAGTCCCTGTAGTGGATTTTCAGCAGCATATCCTCGGAATTGTTACAGTCGATGACGTGCTCGATGTCCTTGAAGAAGAAGCATCGGATGACTACTCTAAATTAGCCGGTGTTTCGAATATGGATACATTTGACAAAAACTCACTGTCAGCAGCAAAAAAGCGGGTGCCTTGGCTCATTATTTTGCTGATACTTGGAATGATCACAGCGAATTTAATCGATATGTTTACAGATACGATTTCTCAAGTTGCGCTGCTGGCCGCATTTATTCCATTAATCGCGGGTACTGCCGGTAACAGCGGGACACAAGCGCTTGCTGTTGCCGTGCGGGGAATTGCAACTCGTGATATTGAGGAAGAAAGTAAGTTTAAATTGTTGATAAGAGAAGCGGGTACCGGGCTTATCACTGGCTTCATCTGCGGGGTTTTCGTTATTGGATTAATCTTTTTCTGGAAACACGAATTGGTGATCGGTATGCTCGTTGGAGCGGCGATATTCGTTTCAATTTTTGCGGCAACGATATCAGGATCGTTCATCCCGTTATTTATGCACAAAATGAAAATCGATCCAGCGGTCGCGTCTGGCCCGTTCATTACCACATTGAATGACCTAATCAGTATTTTAATTTACTTAGGGTTGGCGACTACGTTCATCAACCTTTTATAA
- a CDS encoding CotY/CotZ family spore coat protein encodes MSCGCGKNENTGDKVNPIQGHCVCEAVRFIKRLQDTHRDEDCFDCDTDCFMRPLGSLVNPANERFNTRVFSLLTEDGDFFKSMYRPVSKSPAECKHHVTNCFSVFFRVQNIFDNCCATLMVLEPLDKHNCPVDIINCGKVDLEKLCKVEKFRATKSCITVDLNCFCAIQCITDTFVTQCNTPA; translated from the coding sequence ATGAGTTGTGGATGTGGAAAGAACGAAAATACGGGGGATAAGGTGAATCCGATTCAAGGACACTGTGTTTGTGAGGCAGTCCGCTTCATTAAACGCCTTCAGGATACGCATCGGGATGAAGATTGCTTCGACTGCGATACTGATTGTTTCATGCGCCCATTAGGCAGCTTGGTGAACCCTGCAAACGAACGCTTTAATACACGGGTGTTCTCGCTTTTGACTGAAGACGGCGACTTCTTTAAATCGATGTATCGTCCTGTGAGTAAGTCACCAGCTGAGTGTAAGCATCATGTCACTAATTGCTTCTCGGTATTCTTCCGAGTACAAAACATCTTTGACAATTGCTGCGCAACCCTAATGGTCCTTGAACCATTAGATAAGCACAACTGTCCAGTAGACATTATTAATTGCGGTAAGGTAGATTTAGAAAAGCTTTGTAAAGTGGAGAAATTTAGAGCTACTAAATCTTGTATCACAGTTGACCTGAACTGTTTCTGTGCAATCCAATGTATTACAGACACATTTGTTACACAGTGCAACACGCCAGCATAA
- the spoVAC gene encoding stage V sporulation protein AC, giving the protein MDEKKYQQLQQQITPKPKYVKNCIAAFLVGGLICLVGQFVALFYISFFDFTERTASNPTVATMIFISMLLTGFGYYKKIAQVGGAGSAVPITGFGNAMISSAIEHKSEGYVLGVGGNMFKLAGSVILYGVFSAFVVALVKTILVGLGVVSW; this is encoded by the coding sequence ATGGATGAAAAAAAGTATCAGCAACTTCAACAGCAGATTACACCTAAGCCTAAGTACGTGAAAAATTGCATCGCTGCATTTTTAGTAGGCGGATTAATATGCTTAGTCGGACAGTTCGTTGCACTTTTCTATATTAGTTTTTTTGATTTTACTGAACGTACCGCCAGTAATCCAACAGTAGCAACGATGATTTTTATATCGATGCTCTTAACTGGATTTGGCTATTATAAAAAAATTGCGCAAGTCGGCGGTGCAGGGAGTGCAGTGCCAATAACAGGATTCGGGAATGCCATGATTTCATCGGCAATTGAACATAAGTCTGAGGGATACGTACTGGGTGTCGGGGGCAATATGTTCAAACTGGCAGGCTCGGTCATTTTATATGGAGTCTTTTCGGCGTTTGTCGTCGCTCTCGTTAAAACGATACTCGTTGGATTAGGAGTGGTTTCGTGGTAA
- a CDS encoding stage V sporulation protein AD → MVNKRGLLTFSSKPVIASTGVTVGPLEMKKSPFGKYADKTYDDERCGLKTNEQGHAKMMEDACMIALSKVDKTPADAEFVLMGDLVNEMTPSNFAASTIGVPYIGMFSACATSVSSLLMAALLTESGMAELIVAGSSSQHNAIERQFRYPLQYGSQKAATAQWTASAAGAATIIPYIEGAPMITCGTIGIVTDLGLTDPLNMGAAMAPAAADTFKRHLEGHGSKVEDYDLIMTGDLGKIGFELFKTLLDRWEYNVSKTFRDAGAEYYGKHPEFLAGASGSGCSASAYFSEVYDKLLSGTYKRVLLIATGSLMSPLSYQQGDTIPCIAHAVEIQMK, encoded by the coding sequence GTGGTAAATAAGCGAGGGTTACTGACATTTTCATCCAAACCAGTCATCGCTTCAACCGGAGTGACTGTCGGACCGCTGGAGATGAAGAAAAGTCCTTTTGGAAAATATGCCGACAAGACTTATGATGACGAACGGTGCGGGTTAAAGACGAATGAGCAAGGTCACGCGAAAATGATGGAAGATGCGTGCATGATCGCCTTGAGTAAAGTGGACAAGACACCGGCTGACGCGGAGTTTGTCCTGATGGGCGATTTAGTAAATGAAATGACGCCATCCAACTTTGCGGCGAGCACAATCGGAGTTCCCTATATCGGCATGTTTTCAGCGTGTGCAACTTCTGTCTCCTCATTATTGATGGCTGCTTTGTTAACAGAATCCGGAATGGCTGAACTGATAGTAGCGGGGTCTTCCAGCCAGCACAATGCGATTGAACGTCAATTCCGTTATCCGCTCCAATATGGAAGTCAAAAGGCTGCCACTGCACAATGGACTGCGAGTGCAGCAGGGGCGGCGACGATTATTCCTTATATAGAAGGAGCTCCGATGATTACATGCGGGACAATAGGGATAGTGACAGATCTTGGTTTGACGGATCCGCTTAATATGGGGGCAGCAATGGCACCTGCAGCGGCAGATACTTTTAAGCGTCACTTGGAAGGCCATGGTTCTAAAGTTGAAGATTACGATTTGATCATGACGGGGGATTTAGGGAAAATCGGATTCGAGCTCTTTAAAACGCTGTTGGATCGCTGGGAATATAACGTATCGAAAACGTTCCGCGATGCGGGAGCCGAGTATTATGGCAAGCACCCGGAATTTCTTGCTGGCGCCAGCGGCTCCGGTTGTTCAGCCTCCGCTTATTTCTCTGAAGTCTATGACAAGCTGCTATCCGGAACGTATAAACGTGTGCTGCTAATCGCAACAGGATCCTTAATGTCTCCGCTTTCTTATCAGCAAGGCGATACGATTCCATGCATTGCACATGCGGTGGAAATCCAAATGAAATGA
- the spoVAE gene encoding stage V sporulation protein AE — MLSIYITSFIVGGLICVIGQLMMDVGKLTPAHTLCTLVVAGSILDGFGLYEPLIDFAGTGATIPITSFGNALTHGALAEAEKHGIIGVLTGMFEVTSSGISAAIIFGFIASLIFKSKGTI, encoded by the coding sequence TTGCTATCCATTTATATAACAAGTTTTATAGTAGGCGGGCTGATTTGTGTAATCGGTCAATTGATGATGGATGTTGGAAAACTTACACCAGCCCATACTCTTTGTACACTTGTTGTTGCAGGATCAATCTTGGACGGCTTCGGCCTGTATGAGCCGCTGATTGACTTTGCTGGAACAGGTGCTACGATACCGATCACATCGTTTGGGAACGCACTGACACACGGTGCTCTTGCAGAGGCTGAGAAGCATGGAATCATCGGTGTACTGACAGGTATGTTTGAAGTGACGAGTTCTGGAATCAGTGCTGCTATCATATTTGGTTTCATCGCATCGCTCATTTTTAAATCGAAAGGCACTATCTAA
- a CDS encoding YjcZ family sporulation protein — MYGNYCYGEPRYEGAYDRGCNQGGGSTFVLLVVLFILLIIVGSTFC; from the coding sequence ATGTACGGAAACTATTGTTACGGAGAACCGCGCTATGAAGGTGCATATGACCGTGGTTGTAATCAAGGAGGCGGTTCGACGTTCGTATTGCTCGTCGTCTTATTCATCTTGCTGATTATTGTTGGAAGTACGTTCTGCTAA
- a CDS encoding stage VI sporulation protein F, with amino-acid sequence MNDSFFKKIESKTGVPMTEVFALANAIQHADFKDERQVRRIIQNVGMLANKNVPQHLEDELVKSLVSSGQPVNIADIQRMLGNK; translated from the coding sequence ATGAATGACTCCTTCTTCAAGAAAATAGAATCAAAAACGGGTGTCCCGATGACAGAAGTATTTGCACTTGCAAATGCGATCCAACATGCAGATTTTAAAGATGAACGCCAAGTAAGAAGAATTATTCAGAATGTAGGCATGCTCGCGAATAAGAATGTTCCGCAGCATCTGGAAGACGAACTTGTCAAGTCACTGGTTTCCAGTGGTCAGCCAGTCAATATAGCGGACATTCAAAGGATGCTGGGGAATAAATAA
- a CDS encoding GNAT family N-acetyltransferase codes for MFEVKIAASEQEREAAFTVRKKVFVEEQGVPLSMEIDEHDTSADHFVVYDGPKAIAAGRIRTIASEVGKVERVCVLKEYRGQHLGVLIMNALEEHAKKTGIHKILLNAQSYAIPFYEKLGYAVTSPEFMDADIPHRAMEKQMESVI; via the coding sequence TTGTTCGAGGTAAAGATTGCTGCATCAGAACAAGAACGAGAAGCTGCATTTACTGTACGGAAGAAAGTATTTGTAGAAGAGCAAGGGGTTCCATTATCGATGGAAATCGATGAACACGATACATCCGCTGACCACTTTGTCGTATATGATGGTCCTAAAGCAATTGCCGCTGGACGCATACGAACGATTGCGAGCGAAGTTGGAAAAGTGGAACGTGTCTGTGTGTTGAAAGAATACCGCGGCCAGCATCTTGGGGTGCTGATCATGAATGCGTTAGAGGAACATGCTAAAAAGACGGGGATTCACAAAATCTTGTTGAATGCCCAGTCCTATGCAATTCCTTTTTATGAGAAACTCGGGTACGCTGTCACTTCTCCCGAATTCATGGATGCGGATATTCCTCATCGTGCGATGGAAAAACAAATGGAATCAGTAATTTAA
- a CDS encoding YjcG family protein, whose translation MKYGVVAFPSKKLQDLANGYRKRYDPHFAQITPHMTVKGVFDADETEIKDVAEALRNVAQKHKPFELSVSKVSTFAPITNTIFFKVAPNDDLLALHSALNNEEFFGPLPKYAFVPHITIAQSLTSGEHDDIIGQLKMVGADHSEMIDRIHLLYQLEDGSWTVYETFRLQEEN comes from the coding sequence ATGAAATACGGTGTTGTAGCATTTCCATCAAAAAAATTGCAAGATCTAGCTAACGGATATCGCAAACGGTATGACCCTCACTTTGCTCAGATTACTCCCCATATGACGGTTAAAGGTGTTTTCGATGCGGATGAAACTGAAATCAAAGACGTAGCAGAAGCATTACGTAACGTGGCACAGAAGCACAAGCCTTTCGAGCTGAGTGTTTCTAAAGTGAGTACTTTTGCACCGATTACAAATACAATTTTCTTCAAAGTTGCACCAAATGATGACTTACTTGCATTGCACAGTGCATTGAATAACGAGGAATTTTTCGGTCCCCTTCCAAAATACGCGTTTGTTCCTCATATAACGATTGCTCAGAGTTTAACTTCCGGTGAGCATGACGATATTATCGGTCAATTGAAGATGGTCGGGGCAGATCATTCAGAAATGATTGATCGCATTCACCTTCTTTATCAGCTGGAAGACGGATCTTGGACAGTATATGAAACGTTCCGTCTGCAAGAGGAAAACTAA
- a CDS encoding alpha/beta hydrolase — protein MNYGKIHDVQFYSESLQEEMELLIHLPYNYSPLYKYSVLFASDGKDYFQYGRIGKVIDEYLDKDEIENVIVVGIPYKSVSERRRMYHPDGDRQKGYIRFLVHELMPYIDEHYPTYQIGGGRGLIGDSLAATVSLQTALQYPNCFGKVILHSPYVDEKVLEAVKSAKNPSGLSVYHVIGTEETQVVTTVDGKQDFLTPNRELNKIFENKGFPYFYEEFKGEHTWKYWQPDVRRAVQMVYGQ, from the coding sequence ATGAACTACGGAAAGATTCATGATGTTCAATTTTACAGCGAATCACTTCAGGAAGAAATGGAACTTCTTATACATCTTCCTTATAATTATTCTCCGCTTTATAAATACTCTGTACTTTTCGCATCAGATGGAAAAGACTATTTTCAGTACGGAAGAATTGGAAAAGTTATTGATGAGTATTTAGATAAGGATGAAATCGAAAATGTCATTGTAGTCGGCATCCCTTACAAATCTGTTTCAGAACGCCGCAGAATGTACCATCCAGATGGAGACAGACAAAAAGGTTATATTCGTTTTCTCGTACACGAGCTTATGCCCTATATAGACGAGCATTATCCAACGTACCAAATTGGCGGAGGCCGCGGTTTAATCGGCGATTCTTTAGCTGCTACGGTTTCTTTACAAACCGCATTGCAATACCCGAATTGTTTCGGCAAAGTCATCCTTCATTCCCCTTATGTGGACGAGAAAGTGCTGGAAGCCGTCAAATCAGCAAAAAATCCATCTGGTCTATCGGTTTATCATGTAATTGGAACTGAAGAAACACAAGTCGTTACAACTGTCGATGGGAAGCAAGATTTCTTGACGCCAAACAGAGAACTCAACAAAATATTCGAGAATAAAGGATTTCCATACTTCTATGAAGAATTTAAAGGGGAGCACACCTGGAAATATTGGCAGCCAGATGTGCGGCGTGCTGTCCAAATGGTATATGGACAGTAA
- a CDS encoding phosphatidylglycerophosphatase A family protein — protein MFDGKSKVRSEVIAVATKEALQRRGVELLDIAKIVYEMQAPYNEELQLEQCEDSVVNVLKKRELQHAILVGIELDELCEQGKLSTPLQEIVESDEGLFGVDETIALGAVFTYGSIAVTTFGHLDKNKVGIINDLDTKKGNKVHTFLDDLVASVASCAAARIAHRSRDLEEAGLTFDDVKDAAK, from the coding sequence ATGTTTGATGGAAAAAGTAAAGTCCGTTCAGAAGTAATTGCAGTTGCTACAAAGGAAGCATTACAGCGCCGCGGGGTAGAATTACTGGATATCGCGAAAATCGTCTACGAGATGCAAGCTCCATATAACGAAGAGCTGCAACTTGAACAGTGTGAGGATTCAGTTGTGAATGTATTGAAAAAGCGCGAGCTTCAACATGCGATATTAGTAGGTATCGAGCTGGACGAGCTTTGTGAACAAGGCAAGTTATCAACTCCGTTACAAGAAATTGTTGAATCGGATGAAGGCCTTTTCGGGGTGGACGAAACGATTGCACTGGGAGCGGTATTTACGTATGGTTCGATTGCTGTGACGACATTTGGCCACTTGGATAAAAACAAAGTGGGGATCATCAATGATTTAGATACTAAAAAAGGGAACAAAGTGCATACGTTTTTAGATGATTTAGTAGCAAGTGTTGCCTCTTGCGCAGCAGCAAGAATTGCCCATCGCTCACGGGATCTGGAAGAAGCGGGCTTAACGTTTGACGATGTAAAGGATGCGGCAAAGTAA